The Tenrec ecaudatus isolate mTenEca1 chromosome 7, mTenEca1.hap1, whole genome shotgun sequence genome window below encodes:
- the C7H6orf15 gene encoding uncharacterized protein C6orf15 homolog, translated as MQGHMVGTWALLGLLLVCLHLPGLFARSINAVGDEVPRALPGLGSPSLARPSNSGHAQPKPDAGSNSLARDPLKPQTSPFDGTQPAGGPWVQTLPFSEGLPSLDSWPPEGDWPVMAAAAEDQAGDAPLEGLSYLTNAAALPLGSRSRPEGSSALSAGTSLDSSLLPREPEPRGLRCFLPSGAQGGLSAQRPPWSLINRILYPRLPGHPWGALNPGVSWGGGWGTRPTPPFQAGNWGITNQYPGTSWGGINRYPGGSWGNQYPGGGWGSIHQNPGAPGGNVHLPPGAHNRLPPRILRPPGSSWHVPANFPSSQDAGPQWG; from the exons ATGCAGGGCCACATGGTGGGTACGTGGGCGCTGCTGGGCCTGCTCCTGGTCTGTCTTCATCTTCCAG GTCTCTTTGCCCGGAGCATCAATGCAGTGGGGGATGAAGTCCCCCGAGCCTTGCCGGGGCTTGGATCCCCTTCCTTGGCCAGACCCTCCAACTCTGGACATGCCCAACCCAAGCCGGACGCTGGGTCCAATAGCCTAGCCAGGGACCCTCTGAAGCCCCAGACGTCTCCATTTGATGGGACCCAGCCTGCAGGAGGTCCTTGGGTGCAGACTTTGCCTTTTTCGGAGGGGCTGCCCTCTCTGGACTCTTGGCCCCCTGAGGGGGATTGGCCAGTGATGGCTGCTGCAGCTGAGGACCAGGCTGGGGACGCGCCACTCGAAGGACTATCTTACCTCACTAATGCTGCTGCCCTCCCTCTGGGCAGCCGTTCTCGGCCTGAAGGCTCTTCTGCACTATCTGCAGGGACCTCCCTGGATTCATCTCTCCTTCCTCGGGAACCAGAGCCCAGGGGTCTACGCTGTTTTCTCCCCTCGGGAGCCCAGGGAGGGCTCTCCGCCCAGCGCCCACCCTGGTCGCTTATCAACAGGATCCTTTACCCGCGTCTGCCTGGGCATCCCTGGGGGGCCCTGAATCCTGGTGTGTCCTGGGGAGGTGGCTGGGGTACAAGGCCCACGCCACCATTCCAAGCAGGAAACTGGGGCATCACGAATCAATACCCAGGTACTAGCTGGGGGGGTATCAATCGGTATCCCGGTGGCAGCTGGGGGAATCAATATCCAGGAGGCGGCTGGGGGAGCATTCATCAGAATCCAGGGGCCCCCGGGGGAAATGTTCATTTACCCCCAGGTGCCCATAACCGCCTTCCTCCCAGAATTCTTCGGCCTCCTGGCTCTTCTTGGCATGTCCCAGCTAACTTCCCTAGTTCTCAAGACGCTGGGCCACAGTGGGGGTAG
- the CDSN gene encoding corneodesmosin — translation MGFTRAPRPGCVGGHGLKVVLLVTLLLSGTLAKSIRAFPDPCKDPSRITSPNNPCLTGTGGSSSHSGSSSHSSSSGSSSSSSGGSSGGSSGSSSGGSSGGSSGSSGGGSSGSSGGGSSGGSSGGGSSGGSSGGSSGGGSSGGSSGGSISGSSGYSVSQGSSSFSSGSSGLKPGSEYSQISYSSGSGSALQNPSNIPQSGSSSSQAGGGSSSASVSQSSWSSSSGGQRVSSNLRPCSPDVPDSPCSGGPVVSHSGSYISGSHTVSGGKRPVVVVVEQHGSGGPGVIQGGPCHNGGLPGKPCPPITSVVDKSNGGYQVVGGSSNSYLVPGMTFSGGKIYPVGYFTKENPIRGSPGVPSFAAGPPISEGKYFSSNPIIPSHSASSSSIYQPAASSAIVFQPVGSGGVRPCGTGFAGSKGPCSLPSSGAASSSSFHPCGSVSQGPCSSPGTGSLGSISSSPSRGKIILQPCGSKASSSGHPCLSVSSSALSGGPDGSPQPDPLAGAKPCGPATSGRMPCRSIRDILTRVKPLGPQLADPEVFLPQGDFSESS, via the exons ATGGGCTTCACGAGGGCACCCCGGCcagggtgtgtgggggggcatgGACTGAAGGTGGTGCTGTTGGTCACTCTCCTCTTGTCAG GGACCTTGGCTAAGAGCATCAGGGCCTTCCCAGACCCCTGCAAGGACCCCAGTCGGATCACCTCCCCCAATAACCCCTGTCTCACTGGGACTGGTGGTTCGAGTAGCCACAGTGGATCCAGCAGCCATAGTAGTTCCAGTGgatccagcagcagctccagcggtggatccagtggtggctccAGTGGCAGCTCCagcggtggatccagtggcggctcCAGTGGCAGCTCaggtggtggatccagtggcagctccggtggtggatccagtggtggctccAGTGGTGGCGGCTccagtggtggatccagtggtggcagctccggtggtggatccagtggcggctcCAGTGGTGGCTCCATCAGTGGGTCCAGCGGATACAGTGTCTCCCAGGGGAGTTCTTCCTTCTCTTCAGGATCGTCAGGACTTAAGCCAGGCTCAGAGTATTCCCAGATCAGCTACTCCTCCGGGTCTGGCTCGGCACTGCAAAACCCATCCAACATCCCGCAGTCCGGAAGCAGCAGCTCCCAGGCAGG TGGAGGAAGCTCAAGCGCCTCAGTTTCCCAAAGCTCTTGGAGTTCCAGCAGTGGTGGCCAGAGGGTCAGCTCCAACCTTCGCCCCTGTAGTCCAGATGTCCCCGACTCTCCCTGCAGTGGGGGCCCCGTTGTGTCTCACTCGGGCTCCTACATCTCCGGTTCGCACACCGTGTCGGGGGGTAAGAGgcccgtggtggtggtggtcgagcAGCATGGCTCTGGCGGCCCTGGGGTGATTCAAGGTGGCCCCTGTCACAATGGGGGTCTTCCAGGCAAGCCCTGCCCCCCTATCACCTCAGTGGTAGACAAATCCAATGGGGGCTATCAGGTAGTCGGTGGGTCTTCTAATAGCTATTTGGTTCCTGGCATGACCTTCAGTGGGGGTAAGATCTACCCTGTGGGCTACTTCACCAAAGAGAACCCCATCAGAGGCTCCCCAGGAGTCCCCTCCTTTGCCGCTGGGCCCCCCATCTCCGAGGGCAAATACTTCTCCAGCAACCCCATTATCCCCAGCCACAGTGCTTCCAGTTCCAGCATCTACCAGCCGGCAGCGTCCTCCGCCATTGTGTTCCAGCCTGTGGGCTCCGGTGGGGTCCGGCCCTGCGGGACCGGCTTCGCGGGATCCAAGGGGCCGTGCTCCCTGCCCAGTTCTGGAGCCGCCAGCAGCTCATCCTTCCATCCCTGTGGCAGTGTTTCCCAGGGCCCATGCTCCTCGCCGGGCACCGGCTCCCTTGGCAGCATTTCCAGCTCTCCGTCCAGAGGCAAAATCATCCTGCAGCCCTGTGGCAGCAAGGCCAGCTCTTCTGGTCACCCTTGCCTGTCGGTCTCCTCCTCGGCGTTGAGTGGGGGTCCTGATGGCTCTCCCCAACCTGACCCCTTAGCTGGCGCCAAGCCCTGTGGTCCCGCCACCTCTGGAAGGATGCCCTGCCGCTCCATCAGGGACATTCTGACCCGTGTGAAACCTCTGGGGCCCCAGCTAGCTGACCCTGAGGTGTTTCTCCCCCAGGGAGATTTCTCCGAGAGTTCATAG